Genomic window (Gemmatimonadota bacterium):
GACCGGGTCGGCCACCGTATAACTCTGGGCCGCAGCAAGGGAGGTCAGCGTGGCGGTCGCGACCACCAGGACAGGGAAACGCATCGAAGACTCCGGACGGAAGGTGACGGACGCTGAAATGTCGGTGCCGCGCACCCCATGGCAAGGCGCGCGGCACGATCCCACGACCTGAGTCGCCGGTCAGGCGTGTGTGCGTTCCGGCAGCCCCTCGGCGGCCTTCGTCCCCCGGGTGTACGTCGTGTAGATGATGATCGGGATGCCGAGATCGCCGAGGTACTTCCGGATCTCGGGTAGGACCTCTTCCCACTCCATACCGCCAACCCCGGTCGCCAGGCGCGGCAGCGCGATGCTCTCGAACCGCTCCTGCTGCGCCATCTCCCGCAGGGCACGGAGTGCATGGTGCACATGATGGGGCTGTGCGCGTCCCGGCCGCCCGCCGGGGGTCTCGGCCGCTTCCTGCGTGAGGAGGTTGACGATCCGAAGGCCGCCGACGGCGCCCCACATCCACGCGCCGCCAGCCCCAGGCTTATCCGTGTGGCAGTAGTGTCTGAAGTCCTTCACCATGGCGGGCCATCGCTCACGCAGGGCCAGCGCGAGCCCCTGCTTGAAGTCGTCGTTGGGAGCGATCCCGTGTGCGATGACCTGCGCATCGGTTAGCAGGATGTCGCCTTCCACCATCTTGAGCATGAGGGAGCCTGTCGTCGAGGTTGACCCATGCTAAGGCGGCGGCGACGCCGCAGCTGTCAGCGGCGCGCCGATCCTGGTGTCAGTGGAATGCGGTCGACACCCCGGAAGTCCACCGACACGCGAGACGTGCTGTGACCTATTCGATCACGAGGATGGTGAAATAGGCGTTGGTCGGCGCAAACGAGTAGCGATCGAAGCACTCCACACGCACGAGCAGGTCGGCGCCACCGCTGGCGGCGCTTGTGCTCCCGGGGACGCAGGTGGCGCTCCCACTTGTGTACGGCGAGACCTGGATGTTGAACGGGCTTCCGACCAGGCCACCGAGTCCGGGAAAGCGCACGTCGTACACGCCGTTGGTCACGCCGTTCACCGCCTGCCGGGTGACCGCGGCCACCTGGGCGGTCGAGCTGGCAGCATACGAGGCGCTCACCGATGCCTCGACACCCAGGGAGCCGGCCGGCAGGCTGTTCCACGCATAGGCCCAGCGGCGCCCCGCACGACCAGCTTCTATGAGTTGGAGGGAGAAACGCGCGTCCGCCCGCGCCGCCCCAAGCACCGTGCAGTCCACGTCGCTGGAATCCCCAAACGCCCACCCGCTCAGCAGGCAGGTGCCCGCATCCGGGCCGATGGTCGTCACAAAGTAGTTCTCGGTCTTTCCTGCTGGGCGCGCGTTGCCCACCACCACACGGTAGCGGCCCGCGCTGGACCGCGTGATCGACATCGGCGTGCCGGAGGAGTTGAAGCCACGATCGGCCGCTGGCGTGTGCGTCGCGGCGGCATCGGTGCTCTCCACAAAGCCGTGCCGGCCCTGCAGGGTGTTCGCCCCCACCACGAGGATGGAGAAGGTGCCGGGCAGCTTCGTCCCATCGGTGGCGTAGCACGACACGGACACCTCGAGGTCCCGCCGGTTGCTGGCCGCGCCCCAGCCATTGAGGTGACACCGCGTGGCGATCGACCCGGTTCGGGTCACCATGATGGTTTCACGCCATCCCGCCTCGGCCCGCGCCAGGCGCTCAAAGGTGACGACCGCGTCGCCCGACGCGTTCATCGTCGCCCGGACCCCGCCGCCGGTCGCGTTCATCACGCGGGACGCCGTTGCGCTGCCCGCGACGCCGGCAATCGTCGCGTAGGCAAAACGATCGACCACGCGCGCGAGGACCCCGCGGCTGGGCACCGATGCCGTCTTCCCTTCACTCGTGGCCGTGACGGAAAACGGGCCGTGCCCCCGGACCGTCACGGCTCCGTCGGCCGCCACCGAGGCCAGTAGGGTATCCGTCGCGCTCCACGTCACCGCGCGACCCGTGAGCGTCGCGCCCCCCGCGTCGCGCGTGGCGGCCGTCAGCCGAATCACGTCGCCAACCATGGCCGAATCCGGCATCCCGGCGATGCTGATGCTGGCCACGGCAACCGGCGGCGGGGGCGACGAGGCTTCGTCGCTGGAACAGGCGAGCAGTGAGCTGAGCGCGAGTGATAGGGCGAGATGGCGAGGCATGGGCGTGGAAGGAGTCCCCTATCGACGGCCCATCCGCGACCCCGGTCACCCGCCACGACAAAGGGGGAGCACCGCAGTGCTCCCCCCGTCACCGACCGATCGTGCGACCGATCACCGATCCATGCCGACAATGCTCGTCATCGCCGCCGAAATCGCGGGGCCGTAGTACATCGCGTTGAAGAGGAGCTTGAACGTAGCGTGCGGCTGCGCCCGGTTCGCGACTTCGGGACCCATCAGGTACAGGCGGCCCTTGCCCACGACCGCCTCAGCGACGGCCACGCCACCATTGAGATAGCCCTGACCCCACGCCCAACCCGAACGCAGCGGGGATGGTGTGTCAAACCAGACCACTGGCGTGACGCCCTTCATGGGCGCATCAGCCCCGAGGCGGAAGACCGGTGAGTTGTCAAAGAAAAGGTCGACGCGCTTCTGGAGTCCATGGGCCAACGGATGCGTGTTGTCGACCGCCGCATTCAGCACCGAGCCCGGCACGAAGA
Coding sequences:
- a CDS encoding macro domain-containing protein, giving the protein MLKMVEGDILLTDAQVIAHGIAPNDDFKQGLALALRERWPAMVKDFRHYCHTDKPGAGGAWMWGAVGGLRIVNLLTQEAAETPGGRPGRAQPHHVHHALRALREMAQQERFESIALPRLATGVGGMEWEEVLPEIRKYLGDLGIPIIIYTTYTRGTKAAEGLPERTHA